AAGTAAAGCTCTTGCAAAAGCTGTCAAGGCTTGATGGCATGCAGGCGCTCGTTTTTATCAGAGACATTGGAAATTTGAGTGTGTATGCCGAAAAGCTTAATTTTCATCACGTCGATGTCGGCATTCTTCACAGCGAAGCAAAGAAACTCGAACGTTCCAAAGTCATTGAGGCGTTTCAATCGAAGGAGTTTCCGTTGCTGCTTGCGACAGATATTGCCGCTCGCGGACTTGACATTAAGGATCTCCCGTATGTCATTCACGCCGATCTGCCAGACGACAAAGAGGCATATACCCATCGTTCAGGCAGAACTGGACGAGCAGGCAAGGAAGGAAAAGTGCTGACACTTGCTGCACCTCCTGAGGAGAAAAAACTAAGAAATATGGCAAAGGAGCTTGGGATTGAGCTCGTTGAAATGCAATATACAAGAGGACAGCTACTGAAGAAATAATGAAAAGGCCATTTACCGGCCTTTTTTCTATGCCTGCGAAAAAAGGAAATTGTAGTTAATCTGAAAACTCCCCAATGTGGATTCCAGACTACCTCCCACAAATGTCCATCTAGATCTTGGAAAGTATCCAGAGTATCCGCCCAAAAAGACATCGTTCACTGGGCCTGTTATTATAGCACCAGCTTTTTTGTCTGTTCCAAGTCCTTATCAACCTCTTCTTTACTGTCTGCATTGTGACCAATAGTAAATTCGATAAGGTTTGATACCGTCTAAATGATCTTTGCCTCGTGGGCGTTGTAAGTCGAAAAAGCAACAGCACTATTCTTGAATTTTTTTGCCAATTATTCCTTGTGTCGGTAGCCCCAGTCCATATAAAATAATCAAATTTGCTTGTCCCATTTTCATGAAATACATTATTGATAGTGTCGCAATGCCGTTTTATTGTGTTTTTTGCTATCAATCTTGCTTTCGATCTTGTCCTCATTTTTTTCTGTATCATAAACTTATAGAAACAGAAACACCTATGGAAAGGCTACCATAGGACAAATAAATCGATGTGAACGGTAGCCTTTCCAAGCTTTTTAAACGTTGATTTTGTATACCTAGACGGGTTTGGTGAGGATGGATGTCAAACTTATCTAAATCCGATAAATGCAGTGTTGAGCCATTATTGATTGTTTATAAAAAGAGCTTCTAAATTGGATGCTTTTTTCGATTAATAGGTTCTTTCGTTCGAACATATAACGGTTAACCAAAGGCGAATAGTACTAGAATTTCAACCCTGGTTTAAAACGGTTTAGAAAGAGCTTTTTTAGCCAGATTCACATCATTTTGGAGTAGTCTTTTCAAATCGTATGAAGGGTAATAACCCCTTTCATACATGTATTGATAAACTTTTGTATGCATATCTATTGCACCAATTATCTGCTTTGTTAAAATCTGTTTTAATGCTGGTGTTGCTGTTTCAGTGATGGCAATAGAATAATTACGAACGGCCGTTTTGGATAAAGCCAACAAATCACCCGCATAAAACGGTAGATTATCGTTACGCTCTTCTTCTCTTTCAGGGCGGGGCGCCATAGGATAAAAAGTAAGAAGTTCACGTATGTTATTACTCAAATCATTTATAGCTTGTTTGTATATATCTTGCAATACTGGTTCGCTCACTTCAGGATACGCTGTTTTTAATTTCATAAGTCCGATCGATTGAAAAGCAACTAATTCATGAACTTCCAATGTCTCATGCCAGGCGAGGTGCTGGGGTGATTCATACGATTTACCCATTTATCAATGTTCCTCCTGTTAAAAATATTCTTAATAAACATATTCAGTAGGGGAATTATGGGACTTTGTCTCATTTCATTTGGGCTTTATTACCAATAATTTCATAGAGCGAGTAAAGTATTCGCTTCTTTGTTTCTATTTACTACGATTACCACGTGTGTATAAATTTTTAGTAATCAGAAAGACGATATGGTGATTTTTCCATTAGATTTTCTTCTTTTATGTTCTCACCTTTCTCTTTTTCAGGTTTTATGGCAAAGAACGCAAAAGTCGAGGCAATAAAGCTCGCAGCTGCTGAAATATAAAAAACCATGTTATGATCTGACTTCATTATGATTGCATAGATTGGTGGACCAAGGGCTACGCCTACAAACCTCATTGAACTATATAATGACGTAATGGTTCCTCTCGCTTCTTTTTCTATTCCTTCCGTTATCAAGGCATCCAGACAAGGCAGGGTGGTGCCTATCCCAATACCACTGATAAAAAGAATGCCTAGAAGAAAATAGATCTCATCGGTAAAGATGGCACTCAGTAAAGAGATACTGAGCAACAGACTACCACTAAAGGTCAGCCATTTCATTACGGTTTTATTCTGTCCTATTTTTTTCCCAGCAATATAGGAAGCAATGGACAAAGCTAACAAAGGTATGGCGAGTACCAAGCCTTTTTGAATACCGGTTATACCGAACATTTCCTCGAGTGTGGTGGATAAATAGAACAAGATACCGAAGAGGACAAACATGATA
This window of the Bacillus gobiensis genome carries:
- a CDS encoding spore coat protein, with amino-acid sequence MGKSYESPQHLAWHETLEVHELVAFQSIGLMKLKTAYPEVSEPVLQDIYKQAINDLSNNIRELLTFYPMAPRPEREEERNDNLPFYAGDLLALSKTAVRNYSIAITETATPALKQILTKQIIGAIDMHTKVYQYMYERGYYPSYDLKRLLQNDVNLAKKALSKPF